Part of the Deltaproteobacteria bacterium genome is shown below.
CGCTTGGCAAAGACAGCACCGCTGTCGAGCCCGTCCTGAAGCGTCAGCTACTGATCTCCACCGTGCTGATGTCTATCGCTATCTATCTCGTCACCGACAAAGTGATGGTTGAGTCGTTTACTGTCGGCACCACCGTCGTGACTAAAACAGGAGTACTTGCCTCCATCCTAGCGGGTTTGTGGTCGGGTCTTCTGATCGGCTACGTGACCGAGTACTACACCTCGCACTCTTACGCTCCGGTTCGTTCGATCGCCAAGGCTTCCGAAACTGGCGCCGCCACCAACATCATCTACGGCCTCAGCGTAGGTTACAAATCCGCATTGATTCCAGTCATAGCTATCGCTGCTACCGCTTACGTCTCCTGGACCTACGCCGGTATGTACGGTATCGCTATCGCCGCGATCGGCATGATCTCGACTATTGCGATCGGCCTCACCATTGATGCTTACGGTCCCGTTTCGGACAACGCTGGCGGTATCGCTGAGATGGCGGAGCTAGGCAAAGAAATCCGCAGCCGCACCGACACTCTCGACGCCGCTGGCAACACTACGGCTGCAATCGGCAAAGGCTTCGCCATCGGCTCGGCCGTTCTGACTGCTCTTGCCCTATTTGCTGCGTTTCTAACACGCGCTAAGATCGACAGCGTCAACCTTCTGTCCCCGACAGTTTTTGCCGGTCTTTTGGTCGGTGGCGTATTGCCATTCATCTTCACCTCGCAAACCATGCTGGCCGTAGGCCAAGCAGCAAACGCAATGATCGAAGAAGTGCGTCGCCAATTCCGTACCATTCCGGGCCTCCTCCAAGGCAAGGCGCGTCCTGACTACCGCACTTGTGTGGCCATTTCGACCACTGCTGCACTGAAGCGCATGGTACCTCCAGGTATCCTAGTTCTCGCCAGCCCACTCGTTGTTGGTGTACTCTTCGGCGTTCAAGCCCTTGCTGGTCTGCTCGCTGGATCGCTCATCTGTGGTGTGGTGATGGCTCTGTCGTCGTCCAACTCCGGTGGCGCTTGGGACAACGCCAAGAAGTTTATCGAGACTGGTAAACACGGTGGTAAGGGCTCAGATGCTCACAAAGCCGCGGTTGTTGGTGACACCGTTGGTGACCCGTTCAAAGACACATCGGGCCCATCACTCAACATCTTGATGAAGCTGATGGCGATCCTCAGCCTCGTGTTTGTGCCGTTCATCGTCACAGCTCACGAAGCCGTACTCGCCGCTCTGGGCCTCAAGTAAGTCGCCCGCTCAAGTCGAAGACTAAAGCTGTTAGCAATCTAGGCCAAGCGATGCCACCATCGCTTGGCCAGCAATCCAAGCGGTGGTCCAAGCCGCCTGGAAGTTAAACCCACCAGTAATTCCGTCGACTGCCAAGACTTCTCCGGCAAAATAAAGCCCAGGTACCACACGACTCTCAAGCGTGCGAAAGTCTATCTCTTTCAAAGTGACGCCACCTGCCGAGACAAATTCCTCTTTAAATACGCCTTTGCCCGTAATGCGGTACTGACCAGCATGAATCTCACTTGTGAGGCGCTCGATGTGCTGGCGCGTTAGGTCGGCATAGGTGAGGTCGTTTCCAATGCCGCCTACACTGACCAAGGTCTCCCAAAAGCGTCGCGGCAAATCAGCGTAGGGGCCATTTTTGAGCACTATCCGCCGCGCATGCTCGCTCTTATACTGGCGCAGCGTTGCCTCGATTTGAGCGGCCGTCATAGAGGGAAGAAAATTAATCCCAAGCGACGCCTGATAGCCCGTACGATGTAAATCCACAGCACCAAAGGCGGACAGTTTTAACACCGCGGGCCCGCTCAGTCCCCAGTGGGTGATAAGCATGGGGCCGCGGCGCTCCAGCTTCTTACTTCCGTCGCACTTTAGCGTCAGCGCGACATCAGTAAACGCAACACCGGCCAAATCCTGGAGTCTTTGATCTTTGATATTGAAGGTAAAGAGCGAAGGTACATGCGGCTCAATCTTATGACCAAGCCCTGCCGCCAACTCCCAGCCTACTGGAGCGCTACCAGTGGCTATCATGAGTCGGTCTGCCATGATTTCCGCACCGTCTTTGAGACGCAACTGGAACAGACCCGTGTCATGACGACGCAACGTAACCACAGAAGCACCCAGGCGAATTTCCACGCCAGCTTTGGCGGCAGCGCCCTCGAGACAGGTAGCGATCGTCGCCGCCTGATCGGTGACGGGAAACATCCGCCCGTCTGCCTCAACCTTTAACTTAACCCCTCGCCCCTCAAACCATGCCACCGTATCCCGCGGCTGAAAGCGCGTAAACGCACTGCGTAGCTCGCGACTGCCGCGCGGATAATTATCAATGAGTTTAGCGGGATCAAAACAGTGGTGGGTGACATTGCAGCGGCCTCCTCCCGACAGATGTACCTTAGTCAGGACACGACGGGTCGCCTCTAAAAGTATGACGCGCACCGCAGGATTCAGCTCAGCGGCTCTGATAGCGGCAAAATAGCCAGCCGCTCCGCCACCGATAATCACGATGACGGGATTTCTGACTAATGACGTTTGCTCAGGCGATGACAATGTTAATTACGCTCTGGCCCCGGTATGACGCCGTGTTGTGGGATTGGCGGTAAGTCCTGCGTAGGCTCCGTCGCCCAGTAATTGACAGGTATCGCAGGTATCGACGGTAAGCCATTGGCGGCAGCTGCCGCCGCAGCCATGGGCGCCTCGACCTGACGCGCACGTGAGGATTTTGGCCGCCTCTTACGAGGCCCGCGACTAATAGGGCGGATGCCCCACAGTATGATCTGGATCGCCAAAATCGTGAAGAAAACGGCACCAGCCACCAAAGCACCAAAAATCATGATTTCCTTGATACTGGTGTGCTCTTTGGAGTGATCTATAGGTAGGGATTCGATACTAAAGTTGACCACCGGGGTGTCGCCAGCCTCAGTTGACTCAGTCCGGTAGCCGCTTGCCTTGATGGAGCGCACCAACTCTTGGCGCGCCTGCCTAATGACTTCAGGCGGCAGGTCGGAGGTCAGCGTGACCGCTAATTTCACCTGCGTGATCAGGGGCTCAGCCTTGGTCGCATCGAAATCGACAGCGGTACCGACATCGACATGTTCAGGGGGATCCTGGCCGACTTCTTTAAAGAACTGATCCAAGGTCGAGCGCACTAGTCCGTCTAGTTTAGTCGAAACAGCTTGCTGAGCTCCTTCAAGGGCCTCCTTGGGTACTGCTCGCGCCACTGAGGCATGGAGTGCCAGGAGGAAGCTACAGACAAACAGAGTGCGGGTCATTGGAAAAGCCCTTTTATTACAGATGGATAAATAAATTTAAAGGCATGAATCACAGCAAAGACTAAACATATCAAAATTTAGATCCAAAGCTCAAGCACTCAAAAACCAGGTGCCTCTGGACCACTAGGACCCAAGCCAATCCTGCAAAATCTCCTGTCGATGTCCGTTCAACGCTGGTGGCGCCCTTAACAACCCCGGCTCGCTCACCAGCGGTGACCGCAGCAGATCAATCTCGGTACCATCCGCCTGAGTTGCCTTGACGACAAAGCGACGCTCTGACGCAAGCTTACTGCTCATCAGGGTCTGGAGATCCCAAATTGGCCCACAAGGGACGCCAGAGGCACCAAGCAGCGACTCCCAAACGGCCGTATTTTTTGCCTGCATTATGGTAGCTACGATGGGGACTAACTCATCACGTCTTTGCACGCGCCCATCATTGGTTAAGAATCGCTGATCGACTGCAAGATCCACGCGCCCTGCGGCCGCACAAAACCGCTGCCACTGCTGATCGTTGCCAACTGCTAAGACGATCCACCCATCCGCGGATGCAAACACTTCATACGGGACAATTTGGGCGTGCGCGTTACCTTGTCGTGCCGGCACCTTAGCGGTGGACACGTAGCTCTGACCTACATTCGCCATGGTCGCCACAGCGCAATCCACTAGCGATAACTCCACCGCTAGCCCCTGCCCGGTCAGCGTGCGATGACGCACTGCCGCAAGTATGGCGATCGCTGCATAAAGCCCCGTTACAATGTCGGCAATGGCGACGCCAAATTTATAGGGTGGTCCCTCTTTTGGACCCGTCGCCGCCATCATGCCGCTCATCGCTTGGACGACAAAATCATAACCTGGGCGTCCGGCAGAACTCCCAGTGCGGCCAAAACCCGAGAGCGAACAAATAATCAGATTTGGATTTATTTTGTGGAGAGACGATGCATCCACTTGGAGATGCTTGGTGGTATCTACCTTAAAGTTCTCAATCAGAATATCGGCCTTAGCAACAAGCTTTTGCCAAATATGACGGTCATCAGCCGCGCGCAAATCCAGAGCGATAGATCTCTTGCCGCGATTACACGCAAGAAAGTATGCGCTCAAAGTCCCCACATAAGGAGGCCCCCAACCTCTGGTCTCATCGCCGCCCTGCGGTTGTTCGATCTTGATCACATCGGCGCCAAGGTCAGCGAGCACCTGGCCGGCATAGGGTCCGGCGAGCACCCGTGAAGCATCCATGACGCGCAGACCCACTAGACTTGAAGCTAGAGTGTCCGTCATGAGGGCAGTACCGTGAGGCCTGCAGCTTCGCCCAGAGTCGCTATAATGCGATCAGCAGCGCCCGTTGAGTCGTGCAAACTCTGCGCTTTGCGGATGGTATCGCCGCTCGTCATCAAATCACTGATTGCTGCTTTAAAACTTTCTGGATTTAGATCTTTCTCGCGGAGGACCAGGGCCCAGCCCTGACGCTCGAAAGACGCCGCGTTGATGACTTGGTCACCACGGCTACCCTGCTCGAGAGGGATAAGCAGCATGGGTTTACGCAAGGCAAGCACCTCAAAGAGTGAGTTAGCGCCAGCGCGACCAATGACAAAATCTGCTAGGGCATAGATGTCCCGCATCTCGCTCGTGACAAATTCAAAACTCTTATAATGTGGGTGTATAAAGCCAATTCCTTTACCAGGACCCGTTAGATGGACCACCATGGCTCGCTCCACCAACCACGGTAAAATCGCCAGGAGCGAGTCATTGATACGCTGCGCTCCTTGACTGCCCCCCATAACTAGAATGGTTGGGAGATCGTGACGCGTGAACCCACATAGCTGCCGACCCCGTATCTTATCACCGGCAAAAAGCTCAGGCCTGATCGGCGTACCCACTTGCTCGGCGTTGGTGCTTAGATATTTGCTAGTCTCGGGGAAGGTATAAAGCAGCTTTCGGGCCACGGGCTTGATGAGTCGATTAGCCAGGCCCGGGGTAACGTCTGATTCGTGTGAAATAACTGGAATTCTCAGTACCCACGCAGCCCACGCCACTGGCACGGCAACAAAGCCGCCTTTACTAAAAAGTACATCCGGTTTTTTGCGCCAAAGTAGCCAGAATGCCTGCAGACAACCAATGCCTACTTTGAAGAGATCGACAAAGTTGCGCCACGACGCATAGCGCCGTAATTTCCCGGTAGCGATGGCATGAAATTCTATGCCTTGATCTGCAACTAATTTACCCTCTAGGCCCGCTGATCCGACATAAAATACCGTCCAACCACGAGCTCGCATGGCCGGTAACAGCGCAAAATGCGGCGTCACATGGCCGGCAGTGCCGCCACCAGTCAAGCACACGCGAAAGCCTTGCTTCTTTTCATTCAGCATAATGGCACGACACCAAGTGTTGGGAGTCAGACTGACCGATATTCCTACTTATATTCCGTAGCTGCGGGGCCTCTCGCTGGCAGCGCTCTGTCGCCTTGGGACAGCGCGGATGGAAATAACATCCCGTGGGCGGATTAATCGGACTAGGCACATCTCCACCCAGAATTTGCCGCTCTTTCCTGGCGCCTAACTCAGGAATCGGAATCGCTTCTATGAGAGCTTGGGTATAAGGATGAGCAGGTCGCGCGTATAGATTTTTCGATGACGTGTATTCGACAATCTTACCTAAGTACATGACCGCAACTTGATCGCTGATGTGCTCGATCACGGCTAGGTCATGCGCCACAAAAATATAGGAAAGCTTAAATTCTTTACGCAGATCAACCAACAGATTCAAAATCTGCGACTGGATCGATACATCGAGCGCACTGACGGGTTCGTCGGCGACTATCAGTTTAGGCTGTAGAGCAATAGCACGCGCAATGCCGACGCGTTGCCTCTGGCCACCTGAGAATTCGTGTGGATAGCGGTCATGAGCATCCGCGGGGAGTCCAACAGTCTCAAGTAATTTGCGCACCTTCGCGGCAATCTCAACACTGGATCCCAGCTTGTGAATGATAAATGGTTCGGCTAGCACCTGGCCGATAGTCATCCGAGGATTGAGAGACGAGAAGGGATCTTGAAAAATGATCTGGAGATCGCGCCTTTTGGCACGCATGTCCTGTGGACTTAAACTCAAAAGATCGACACCGTCAAAGCGAATCTCGCCGGCAGTTGGTTCGTAAAGGCGTAGTAGAGATCGCCCTAACGTGGACTTGCCACACCCTGATTCGCCAACTAATCCTAAAGTCTCGCCGTGACCTAGAGTAAAACTGACGTCATCGACTGCATGAACCTTGGCAACTGGCTTACCGAAGAATCCACCACGAATTGGGAAGTACTTCTTTAGACCTTTAACCTCTAACAGTGGCGCTGACATGGATTCACCAATCAAGTCATTATTTGAGTCGCTGCCTGTAAGTCTCAGACGGATTAGGCTGACGGCGTCAGCCAACACGCTGCATCGTGATGTGGCATCACGGCGCGCAAACGTGGTTCTTGCTCACGACACCTATCGTGCACATTGGAGCAACGATCTTGAAAACGACATCCACGCGGGAGATTAGCTAGGCTTGGTACAGTGCCTTCGATCGTGGGCAAATATTCCTGCTTTTGCCCTAGCCTTGGCATACTGTTCATCAAACCACGCGTATAAGGATGCGACGGATTCCGGAATATGGCCTCAACGCTGCCCTGCTCCACGATACGCCCTGCATACATCACAATCACCTGGTCACAGACTTCAGCGACGACACCAAGATCGTGGGTGATCAGGAGTATCGACATATTGAGCTCACGCTGCAGATCTGCCATGAGCTGAAGGATCTGAGCCTGTATCGTCACGTCTAGCGCCGTAGTTGGCTCGTCAGCGATCAAAAGCTCAGGACGACAAGCCAGCGCCATCGCAATCATGACGCGCTGCCGCATACCTCCCGAGAGTTGATGCGGATATTCGTCAATGCGCAGCTCGGGCGCGGGAATCTTAACTAAGCGCAGCATGGCGATGGCACGCTCACGCGCCTCTTTCTTGGACGCGCCTTGATGGATGCGAAATACCTCGCCAATCTGATTACCGATCGTGAACACAGGATTAAGGCTAGTCATCGGCTCCTGAAAAATCATGCTGATCCGATTCCCCCGGATCTTGCGCATCTCCGGCTCCGCCATACTGACTAGATCATCGTTGCCAAAGTAAATCTTACTCTCAGGCTCAATACGGCCAGGCGGTGATTGAATGAGGCGCAGGATTGAGAGCGAGGTCACGCTCTTACCGCAACCAGATTCACCGACGAGTCCGACGGTCTCACCTTTTTTGATGGCAAAACTCACGTCGTCAACAGCCCGGATGACCCCACGATCCGTCCGAAAGCTGGTGACCAAATGTTCAACCCGCAGCAGGGAGTCTGTCATAGAAAATCCAGGTTAAGGCGCCGATTGCTAACTGTAATTTAGCTTTTTATCGGCACATCGGCAAGCCCACCCAAGGCTCATCAGATTTCGTCAGGACTGGTCCGACCGTGGTCGCAGGCTCACTGATCTTCAAGCCGCGTGAAGTTTAGGCTAAAATCGCCAACGCCTTTCAAGGTTACTACCCGGCTCTGACCCCGTGGTAAACACCAGTTCATCGTCTCGCGAAAGAGCCAGTGATGCCGCCAAGAGACGTGCGCACACGGAGGCGTATCTCCTTCCCGTGTTGGTAGCCGCGCGTTAATCGTCCGCGCACCGTCGTCTATGGTCAACACCTGGTAGTCGCCTTCCTGCATAACGTCCTGCACATAGGCCAACCATGATTGAGGAAATCGTGCATGCAGCATACAAGGCACTTCGTCAGCTTTGATGCCAACAAAATCCCCCCCGACCAACACTCTGTTAGCGCTACCGACCTGAATCACCGGCACACGCGACGCTAGGGCCCCGCGCAACCTAATTTGCGCAGCTTGATGTTTAGCTCCTAAGATAGTGTTGCCTAGTGGATCGGTCACCTCGAGCTCCCAAAAGTCCAGGTCGCGAGCGATCCAACTCACTTCAGCACTGCCGAGTATATCGCCGTTCCTGAACACCTGTGCAGAGGCAGCGCCATCTCCGGGATTACAGCGCCCAAAATAGGGAAACACCGCCTTTGGTACCGTCGGCGGCGGCATCGGCGCCAGAGTCTGACACCCAGTGATGAGACGGACGCCCAAGATCAGGGACGCCAAAGACGTGAACTCTCCAAATCTGAACATCAATCTCCCGCCTTCACCTTTTTTTCGATGCGCAGTCTATCTGGCTCCTCAAGGTTACCTTTGAGGGCTCGCTGATAGAGAGACTTTGCAGCTTCTTTTTGACCTAGGGCTTTCTTGGCGTCACCTAAATGCTCATAGATGACACCCTCGTTTGGCTCAATTTTTACAGCTTCTTCGAGCGTTGCTTGGGCTTTTTTGTAGTCGCCACGCTGGTAGTAAAGCCAACCCAGGGAATCGAGGTAAAAACCGTCTTTGGGTTTGAGTTTAAGCGCCGTTTGGATGAGCTTTTCAGCCTCTTCCAGATTTTCACCTTTCTCTGCAAAAAGATAACCGAGAAAGTTAAAGGCACTACTGTTTTCTGGATCAACCTTAATCACTTCGCGCATGGTTTTAATGCAGCCATCGCGATCTCCGATCTTCTCCTGATAAACACCCTTTATGAACAGTAGACGCGGTTTATCAGGATACCGCTTGTAACCTGCATCAGCGGCATTGACGGCATCTTCGTGTTTACCCAGATCACCGTAAACACCAGCAATGACGCCGTAGGCCTCCCAGGTCAACTGGGGATCGGCGAGTAATTTTTGCCCGAGATTAAAGAGTGACTCGCCACTTTTCTTAGCCTTTGACATGAGTAGGAATGACCGGACGTCAGCATCCAGGCGTAGCGGTGAATTGGCGCGAATTTGATCATAAAGAGCCAAAGCTTGATCGGTATGATCCATACGTTCATGGGCAAAAGCCGCGAGGTATTTGACGCGGTCCGATTCAGGATATTCCAACACGAGCTTATCAAGTAGGGCTGCCGCCTCTTTGTCCTTCTTGAGTTCCCAGAGCAGTATCGCCTTTTGCATCTGTACTGCTGGTTTAGCCTGACCACCTTGTTTGATCATTTCATCGAGCAGTTCAACAGCACTCTCCATGTTGCCGAGCTCGCGATAAAGTTCGATCATGCGACCCGTAAGCTCTTCATCTGTAGGATCAAAATGGTAGAGCTGTTCGTAGATGCGGACTGCTTGTTTCAGCTTACCATTCAGCTGCAGGGTCACGGCGTAGATCTGTGTAAGTTGCGGATTACTGCTCTGCATCTCCCAAGCGCGACGTGCCGGGGTTAAGGCCTCTTTATACTGCGAATTGCTGAGATAAAGGCGCCCAAGCTGCGACCAGCCACTGACAGACGATGGCACGTTCTTAGTTAATTCTTTAGCGACGACGATCGCCTTATAAACTTGTTTATTGTTTTGATAGAGCTCCGTGAGCTCTAGGTAGGCTGCCTCGTGGCGGGGATCAAGCTCGACACACTTTTCTAGCTGCAAGATGGCTTCATCAGATTTACCCTCACTAGCGAGCAAATCCCCGTACAGATAACGCAGCTGCGCCTCACGCGGATAGAGCAGAACCATTTTACGCGCGTCTACCAAGGCTTCGGACCTGTCCCCCGACGAGGCCCGAGCGGCCAAGACTTTGCCCCCAAGAAAAGGGGTTGGATCCAAACTGTATGCCGCCTCGAAAAGCTGTAACGCCTTCTTGGCATCGCGCTCTTTCAGAGCAGCAAACTCGGCAGCCATAAAGTAATAGCTAGCCGTGGCGCGCCTTTGCGACGGTGACCAAAGGGTTAGCGGTACTTTGCTCGGATCCTCCGGCTCTGGCGGGGCCAAAGTTGCCGGATCCTTGTATTGTTTCATGAGCGGATTTTGGCCTGACTTACTGCCCGTGCTCCGGCACGCGCTGAGCCCGATTACTATCACAACCCAAATCGCTGGCTTGAGTCCCATAGGGCTCCTTTAGGGTATTCGTCGCTAGTGTGAACTCATTCCATGATTAAACCGCAAAGCTGGGCGGCGGTGCAAAGATTTCGAACAAAAGTGGGTCGTCCTCATAAAAGACACGGACCAGGGTCAGCCCTTGCGCCGGCGCCGTGCGCCCGGCGACGCGCCGATCACGCGCCTCGAGCATGGCATCGATGGCATGTGATTGGTACTTACCTAGACCGATATCAACTAAAGTGCCTACCATCGTGCGGACCATTTGCTTCAAAAAGCCTCGTCCGATCACCCAAAACTCGAGCAGCGGACCAGAGCGCGCAATATGAACCCGCAGCACCGTGCGCTCACGTGTCTTGGCCGACGAATCCACGGCACAGAACGAGGTGAAATCGTAGGTGCCCACCAGCGACTGGGCAGCGGCTTGCATCGCCTCCAGGTCAAGAGACGGCACGACTTGCCACGCATAAGGATCGACCCATGGATTACGAGTGATACCCGTCCACACGCGGTACCGATAGGCTTTACCCTGCGCTGCAAGAATGGGATGAAAAGAAGAGTCGACAGGCCTAAGACTGGTCACCCCTATCTCACGCGGCAACAGACCGTGAAGACTCTTGGTCCATGCCCTAGCGTCGC
Proteins encoded:
- a CDS encoding ABC transporter ATP-binding protein, yielding MTDSLLRVEHLVTSFRTDRGVIRAVDDVSFAIKKGETVGLVGESGCGKSVTSLSILRLIQSPPGRIEPESKIYFGNDDLVSMAEPEMRKIRGNRISMIFQEPMTSLNPVFTIGNQIGEVFRIHQGASKKEARERAIAMLRLVKIPAPELRIDEYPHQLSGGMRQRVMIAMALACRPELLIADEPTTALDVTIQAQILQLMADLQRELNMSILLITHDLGVVAEVCDQVIVMYAGRIVEQGSVEAIFRNPSHPYTRGLMNSMPRLGQKQEYLPTIEGTVPSLANLPRGCRFQDRCSNVHDRCREQEPRLRAVMPHHDAACWLTPSA
- a CDS encoding tetratricopeptide repeat protein; its protein translation is MGLKPAIWVVIVIGLSACRSTGSKSGQNPLMKQYKDPATLAPPEPEDPSKVPLTLWSPSQRRATASYYFMAAEFAALKERDAKKALQLFEAAYSLDPTPFLGGKVLAARASSGDRSEALVDARKMVLLYPREAQLRYLYGDLLASEGKSDEAILQLEKCVELDPRHEAAYLELTELYQNNKQVYKAIVVAKELTKNVPSSVSGWSQLGRLYLSNSQYKEALTPARRAWEMQSSNPQLTQIYAVTLQLNGKLKQAVRIYEQLYHFDPTDEELTGRMIELYRELGNMESAVELLDEMIKQGGQAKPAVQMQKAILLWELKKDKEAAALLDKLVLEYPESDRVKYLAAFAHERMDHTDQALALYDQIRANSPLRLDADVRSFLLMSKAKKSGESLFNLGQKLLADPQLTWEAYGVIAGVYGDLGKHEDAVNAADAGYKRYPDKPRLLFIKGVYQEKIGDRDGCIKTMREVIKVDPENSSAFNFLGYLFAEKGENLEEAEKLIQTALKLKPKDGFYLDSLGWLYYQRGDYKKAQATLEEAVKIEPNEGVIYEHLGDAKKALGQKEAAKSLYQRALKGNLEEPDRLRIEKKVKAGD
- a CDS encoding dipeptide ABC transporter ATP-binding protein gives rise to the protein MSAPLLEVKGLKKYFPIRGGFFGKPVAKVHAVDDVSFTLGHGETLGLVGESGCGKSTLGRSLLRLYEPTAGEIRFDGVDLLSLSPQDMRAKRRDLQIIFQDPFSSLNPRMTIGQVLAEPFIIHKLGSSVEIAAKVRKLLETVGLPADAHDRYPHEFSGGQRQRVGIARAIALQPKLIVADEPVSALDVSIQSQILNLLVDLRKEFKLSYIFVAHDLAVIEHISDQVAVMYLGKIVEYTSSKNLYARPAHPYTQALIEAIPIPELGARKERQILGGDVPSPINPPTGCYFHPRCPKATERCQREAPQLRNISRNIGQSDSQHLVSCHYAE
- a CDS encoding undecaprenyldiphospho-muramoylpentapeptide beta-N-acetylglucosaminyltransferase, whose translation is MLNEKKQGFRVCLTGGGTAGHVTPHFALLPAMRARGWTVFYVGSAGLEGKLVADQGIEFHAIATGKLRRYASWRNFVDLFKVGIGCLQAFWLLWRKKPDVLFSKGGFVAVPVAWAAWVLRIPVISHESDVTPGLANRLIKPVARKLLYTFPETSKYLSTNAEQVGTPIRPELFAGDKIRGRQLCGFTRHDLPTILVMGGSQGAQRINDSLLAILPWLVERAMVVHLTGPGKGIGFIHPHYKSFEFVTSEMRDIYALADFVIGRAGANSLFEVLALRKPMLLIPLEQGSRGDQVINAASFERQGWALVLREKDLNPESFKAAISDLMTSGDTIRKAQSLHDSTGAADRIIATLGEAAGLTVLPS
- a CDS encoding CoA transferase translates to MTDTLASSLVGLRVMDASRVLAGPYAGQVLADLGADVIKIEQPQGGDETRGWGPPYVGTLSAYFLACNRGKRSIALDLRAADDRHIWQKLVAKADILIENFKVDTTKHLQVDASSLHKINPNLIICSLSGFGRTGSSAGRPGYDFVVQAMSGMMAATGPKEGPPYKFGVAIADIVTGLYAAIAILAAVRHRTLTGQGLAVELSLVDCAVATMANVGQSYVSTAKVPARQGNAHAQIVPYEVFASADGWIVLAVGNDQQWQRFCAAAGRVDLAVDQRFLTNDGRVQRRDELVPIVATIMQAKNTAVWESLLGASGVPCGPIWDLQTLMSSKLASERRFVVKATQADGTEIDLLRSPLVSEPGLLRAPPALNGHRQEILQDWLGS
- the truA gene encoding tRNA pseudouridine(38-40) synthase TruA, which produces MSDGEQPQGQKYRLDLQYIGTPFLGWQTQPQGGSIQDHLEAALTTMLRHKVRITGAGRTDTGVHAEHQVATFTTPVPCDARAWTKSLHGLLPREIGVTSLRPVDSSFHPILAAQGKAYRYRVWTGITRNPWVDPYAWQVVPSLDLEAMQAAAQSLVGTYDFTSFCAVDSSAKTRERTVLRVHIARSGPLLEFWVIGRGFLKQMVRTMVGTLVDIGLGKYQSHAIDAMLEARDRRVAGRTAPAQGLTLVRVFYEDDPLLFEIFAPPPSFAV
- a CDS encoding NAD(P)/FAD-dependent oxidoreductase, with the protein product MIIGGGAAGYFAAIRAAELNPAVRVILLEATRRVLTKVHLSGGGRCNVTHHCFDPAKLIDNYPRGSRELRSAFTRFQPRDTVAWFEGRGVKLKVEADGRMFPVTDQAATIATCLEGAAAKAGVEIRLGASVVTLRRHDTGLFQLRLKDGAEIMADRLMIATGSAPVGWELAAGLGHKIEPHVPSLFTFNIKDQRLQDLAGVAFTDVALTLKCDGSKKLERRGPMLITHWGLSGPAVLKLSAFGAVDLHRTGYQASLGINFLPSMTAAQIEATLRQYKSEHARRIVLKNGPYADLPRRFWETLVSVGGIGNDLTYADLTRQHIERLTSEIHAGQYRITGKGVFKEEFVSAGGVTLKEIDFRTLESRVVPGLYFAGEVLAVDGITGGFNFQAAWTTAWIAGQAMVASLGLDC
- a CDS encoding sodium/proton-translocating pyrophosphatase — encoded protein: LGKDSTAVEPVLKRQLLISTVLMSIAIYLVTDKVMVESFTVGTTVVTKTGVLASILAGLWSGLLIGYVTEYYTSHSYAPVRSIAKASETGAATNIIYGLSVGYKSALIPVIAIAATAYVSWTYAGMYGIAIAAIGMISTIAIGLTIDAYGPVSDNAGGIAEMAELGKEIRSRTDTLDAAGNTTAAIGKGFAIGSAVLTALALFAAFLTRAKIDSVNLLSPTVFAGLLVGGVLPFIFTSQTMLAVGQAANAMIEEVRRQFRTIPGLLQGKARPDYRTCVAISTTAALKRMVPPGILVLASPLVVGVLFGVQALAGLLAGSLICGVVMALSSSNSGGAWDNAKKFIETGKHGGKGSDAHKAAVVGDTVGDPFKDTSGPSLNILMKLMAILSLVFVPFIVTAHEAVLAALGLK